In the genome of Flavobacteriales bacterium, the window CTTCTTAAGAAAATTTGTGCAATTATAGATATCATACCAACAAGAACTGCTGTAAGTGTCATGAATCTTATGTCATAATTTGCTATGTGGGAGAGTTCATGTGCTAGAACCCCCTCTAATTCGTGTTTGTTTAATTTTTCTATGGTACCTGTTGTTATGCATATTACTGCATGCTCTGGGTCTCTTCCTGAAGCGAACGCATTTATTTGTTGATTGTGCATAACAAATAATTTTGGTTTTTTAAGTCCGGAAGCTAAGCATAGGCCTTCTACAAGGTTATTATATTCTCTATATTCTGGGCCAGTTGCTGGTTTTCCCTTAACTGATGCTATTGCTAAATCTGCAGATTTATAATATCCTCCAACAACATAGACTAAAGAAAAAATGGTTCCAAATATTAATATAAAGAAAAGGTAGTCTCCTCCAAGGACAAAACCTATTGTATATATTAGTGCTAAGAGAACTACAAGAACTATGGTAATTAGGAAAAACGATTGACGTTTGTTTTTTCTTATTTCTTCATGAAATGATAATCTTACTTTTTCCATTTTATGAGATGGATGTTTGAGTTTTTAATTCTTACTCTAAAGGATACTCAAAATCTGAATTTACATCTTTTGTTTTTTGAACTATGGAGTCGTCGTAAGGGACTTTTAGAATTTCAAATAAATAAGCTAATCTTCTTAGTTGTCTTTGGTCTCCAGATTTTGAGATAGGTTTTAGTCTTCTGAAAAGGTCACCTTCACAAATATTTTTCTTAATGTCTATTGCTGCTTGTTGCCTACTATTAAGCCTTGGATCGGCCCTAGACAACTCTTCAGCAATATAATCCATATTATTTCCAATCCTTTTTTCTAGAGACCCTCTAATTTCTTCAACTAATTGATATGCGGGTCTTACCATATTATATTTTAGGTTATGGAATATTAAAGCCTTTGTCTAATCTAATCTATATACTCTAACACATATATCATAACATATATGTTTTAATATATACTTCTAAATATTGTATATTAAGATATAGCTATTCAAATTCAATCTTTGGTACTACCTTTTCTGCTTCTTCAATCTTTAGGTATTCTCGCTTCTTGAAACCATACATGTTTGCAAACCACTTTCCTGGAATTGTTTCTCTTCCCACATTATAGGCCAATATTCCATCGTTGTAATATTGCCTAGCATATGCTACTTTATCTTCTATTGCTGATAACTCTTGTTGTAAATGTAAGAAGTTTTCATTTGCTTTTAAATCTGGATATCCTTCTGCGATTGCAAATATTGATTTTAATGCTGACTGTAATTTGTTTCCAGCCTTCATTTTATTTTCAACTCCCTTGGCGTTGACAAGATCCTTTCTAGCATTTGTTACCTC includes:
- a CDS encoding LemA family protein, with amino-acid sequence EVTNARKDLVNAKGVENKMKAGNKLQSALKSIFAIAEGYPDLKANENFLHLQQELSAIEDKVAYARQYYNDGILAYNVGRETIPGKWFANMYGFKKREYLKIEEAEKVVPKIEFE
- a CDS encoding M48 family metalloprotease, with protein sequence MEKVRLSFHEEIRKNKRQSFFLITIVLVVLLALIYTIGFVLGGDYLFFILIFGTIFSLVYVVGGYYKSADLAIASVKGKPATGPEYREYNNLVEGLCLASGLKKPKLFVMHNQQINAFASGRDPEHAVICITTGTIEKLNKHELEGVLAHELSHIANYDIRFMTLTAVLVGMISIIAQIFLRSLFWSRGGRNKGNTAIMLIGIALAILAPILVALVQLAISRKREYAADSS